Within the Aspergillus luchuensis IFO 4308 DNA, chromosome 5, nearly complete sequence genome, the region GTGGAGGCAGTGGTAGCGGTAGTAGTGCTACCCGCGGCCGCGCTTCCTCAACCCAGCAGCACCATCAGCCCGCCACACGGGGCAGTCTGGAGCTCCTCTCCGAGGAGAACTTCGATGATGAGTTCGACGAGGCGGAGTTTGCGCGCGCACAGGCTGAAGAGGAGGCGCGGAAGAGGGTCGAATGGGTACGCGAGATTAAGAAGAAGCTTAGGGATTGGCATGGTTGGCGGTTGGATTTGGTCGATAGTAGGGCTGGCGCTGAGGGGGCGGGGGTGGGTATGGGAGAGATTTTTCAGATTTAgattcctttccccccccccattTCCCTTCCGGTTTAGTTAGTTTATTCTAGTTTTGTTTATTCTATGGGAATGATACCGTGGGTTGCGGGGATAGGGTGAATTGGTTTTGCGTTGATGagggttagttagttagtttgtTTATGTCGCTCATCATGGTATAGGTTACCGGGATGGAGACATGCACTGTGAGTATAGATGATGGATACTTGTATAAGTGCCCCAATGTTAGTAGGACGAGGTCATATGAACGGGTACTTTCTTTCGATATGCTAGTTTCCGGAATACAAGACAGATGGTAAACGAGAAGTACAATATGCAACGCAAAACACATATCTCTTTATCTAACTATTCAGTTTTCCCTCGTATTCTCACAAGAGATATACACAATTCGAGACAAGGACGTAGACTTAGACAAAAGATGATAATGCTAATGACAaaaattgatgatgatgatgatgatgatgatgatgatggagataaTCTAATCCTCCGCATAGTGCTTCCCCGTAAGCACACCCTCTGACTTTCCTCTACCCCGTTTCCGGTTCACCAGTTCTCCAACCCACCCGGAGATCTGATAGATCCAACCGCCCGTGACCATGACTCCCGACACGGTGTTGACGAGTCTGATCAGCAGCGAGAGGAAGCTCGTCCGCTCTTCGCTGATCATCAACAGGATCGGCTCGATGTTGTActtgaagaagatgccgGGGATGAAGTAGGGATTCTCGGGCAGCTCCTGGGCTTGGGTGGTGGCAGCGTATTGGTTGGTGAAGACGAGgttcctgttcctgttggTGGCGATGAGATCGGGGTGGTTGGTGTAGGTGTCGAGGGCGCTGGCGCCCTTGGAGTAGAGGGTAGGgacgacggagaggaagtaTTGGTACTTGTAGTAGTGGGTTTCGGTGGTGGCGATGGTTTTATCGAGCGGGTTGAGGAGAGTAGGGTAGTGAGGGCCGAAGGAGAGTTCGGTGACCATgtgggagaagttgaagactgggattatattaattgaCTGCGTTTCATTTCTTGAATGTGTGTGGATGGGAGATTGAATGAGTGAGAGCGTACCTCCATGATCCAGATGTTCTCCAAAGTTCCTGTAGCCATGCCCGCGAGCCGTAATGTGGAAGTCACCCTGGACCTTGTTGCCCTCCAGGCTGCCGTAGATGCGACATGAGTCGACGGTATCGCCGCGCCTCAGCCTGGGTCCCTTGGCGAACTTCCGGCGCGGGTTCTTCCTCACTTCACCGAGGACGTGGTGGACGTGTGCATCGGCTTCGCGGGCGGAAATCCGGTCCGAG harbors:
- a CDS encoding uncharacterized protein (BUSCO:EOG092640BS;~COG:U;~EggNog:ENOG410PJEE;~InterPro:IPR012936,IPR039542;~PFAM:PF07970,PF13850), which gives rise to MNGFASHGLDEDAFGEKSGLQGGLKTFDAFPKTKPSYTAPSRRGGQWTVLILVICTVFTFSEFRTWLNGSENHHFSVEKGVGHDLQLNLDLVVRMPCDTLDVNIQDASGDRILAGDLLQRERTSWKLWMDKRNRETSGGVHEYQTLSQEDSDRISAREADAHVHHVLGEVRKNPRRKFAKGPRLRRGDTVDSCRIYGSLEGNKVQGDFHITARGHGYRNFGEHLDHGVFNFSHMVTELSFGPHYPTLLNPLDKTIATTETHYYKYQYFLSVVPTLYSKGASALDTYTNHPDLIATNRNRNLVFTNQYAATTQAQELPENPYFIPGIFFKYNIEPILLMISEERTSFLSLLIRLVNTVSGVMVTGGWIYQISGWVGELVNRKRGRGKSEGVLTGKHYAED